The genomic window TGTCATTTGGTCCCTCCCGCCGAGGTGCTGAGAGAGGAGAGTCACTGTGGCGGAAAATCACCTGTTTAGGTGTGGAAACACACAGCCTCGCCGCTCCTTACTCCACAAATACGGCAATAAAGGCGGCTCTCTTTTCAGCCTGATTGAACACAATAGCGGCGGCTCGGAGAGGACTGTTATTGAAGGAAACACAATGATGATATCGCCAATATGTCTCAAAGCTCCCCGCGTTGTCGCTTTAATTGCTCGTTAACACATCACAGCATCCACAGCATCCACACACGCAAAACCATTTATTCCTGGCTGGGAAATTGGGTCTTTTCTCAACTTTTGAGAGATTTCCGAGAGGGCCGCTGTCGCGCAGATAAAAGACAATTTTGCCATgatgggggtaaaaaaaaaaaaagtgcatgacTTTCAGAAGCGGGGAGCCAATATCAATCACGGCCAATTTGAGGGCCACCAACATGAAATATGATTTCATAAGACAAATGCAGTGTCATTCTTAATGTGCTTAACCTTTACTGTCAATGAAAAAGTATTGATTCCCACCCCCATCATTTGATTTGAGAAAGTGTAATAATATATGGTGGTTGGCTTGTGATAACTGAATGATCTCACACCAGCCACGCTGGACTGAAAAGAAATGTTGCCTTTTACACCAAATCTGCTTCACTTTGTTGCCACCAGGAAGCCGGCGGTCCTGTTTGCTTTATTCTTTACTCTTTATTCCGGGGAATAATCGGGAAGTCTCCCATCTCCTTGCGCTCTTTCATCTACTTAGTCAACCTAATAAGACTTTGCTCTGCTGCACCGCAACCAAATCAGCGGTGCGTTTGCAGCCCCCTAATACCCGGTTAGCTTGATTTATGTGGCTGCGGCGGACTCTCCCTGGCGCGAGGAGCCCGAGCCAGACCCGACGAGTCCATTACAGACGTGAAGCTGCTCATTCTCGCCCCTCCAAAGTACGCCGCCAGACATAAAGTATGACACGGGAGGGATGCTCGCTGAAATCGTCAAGCATGACGCCACGGTCTGCTTCCATTGTGAGGGCGGGATGCTGAAGGCATGAAGACCGGCGCCCGTGGGGAGCCCCCGGGGGCCGGGGGAAGCACTTAGAGCGGTAAAATGGTCACTTATTCACAGCGTTCCTCGCTGGCCTTGAACCTCCCGCTGGGTTCCGTCGCACACACCTTTGGGAACCCCGCCAGGGACCTTCCAGCCACCATTACCAGACCCCCGTCCTTCTTGCCTCACCAACACGATTCATTGATGATGTTCGTAATCCAGGACCCAACATTAACATGAGATATGCTCCCCCCCCAGCAGCTGAATCCTTTGGCCAGTCAGGCGGCGGTGGCAGCAGCCGCCATGGGATCCATCGCCGGCTCGCAGGCGTTTGGCAACGCCCTGTCAAACCTGCAAGGAGCCTCCGGACAGCTGGTCACCAACGCTCAAGGACAGGTGAGCACCGGGGGTGGAATATCGTTGTTTGTTGCATCACAGTATCACAGTGTATTCCCAGTAAAAGTACCGTACTGGTGGCGAGCCCCCAGGAACTGGTCAGCACTGCAGATGGAGAAAAGGCGATTGGACCCGCTCCTCTGAGTGTCGTTCTACAGTATTCGTTTGCACTGTGTAGTCGCCACCCGACCATATATTAggatatttttttgggggggggagtgtAAACAAAGGCCTTCCTCCTCTTATCCGCATGCGACCGTCGCAGCAAAACGCTGACCTTGTCATATTTAAAGGGTGGCTGCAGGATTGTTCCATCAGTAGCCAGAGGCTTGAATGATGATGCTTGTCATCGCCAGGCCCCATCTAATGAATCATCTTATTGCAGGTGCACACTGCACGTATTCAAGGAAAATGTATCAACaccgtatgtgtgtgtataccctACACGGACCTCTTCATGCCGCCGCACACACGTTCATCCTGTTAACGCATGGACTGGCCTCAATATGTTGACTTTTGGTTGGACGGCGTACCTGTAAGGACAGGACATGAAACAAAAAGCTATTTGATGGAGACGACGGCGAGTCTAAAGTCTTTAAAGTCTCCATGCTACCCCGGCGAGCGGGCACCGCGGTCCGTGCGCTTGATGCTAAATGTTGATAATGAGACAGTATGGACTTTGGTGGCTCTGGAGGTGCCTGCAGCTCTGGGCACGGATCAGCGTGGATGTGGACTTGATGCGATGCACTGTGCTTTTGTAGTCTTTGCCGCTGACACTCCCTGACATAATCAGGTCACCGAGACGGTCAAAGCCCTGGGCTACAGCCTTTGCTCCCCAGCTCATTATTCCCTGGCATTATTCAGACGGAGGCTCTGCCCTATCGCAGCGCAGccaccccctccccaaaaaaagATCATACAGTCTAATGTAAACTTCAAACCGGGCCGGAGCGCCAACAAATGCATGGACGTTTTACGcagaaaagctaaaaaaaacaaaggctagtGTTTACCAGAGAGTGGCCGTTTATGTTCTCAGTAGGCGAAGACGCCATCCAACGCTCCGCAGGCTGCAAACACAACAAACGAAAGAAAAACAGCCAAACGCAGATCTCTACCAATGCCAAATAAATCCTAATGATGAGCACGTATAACCACATCTTCTCAGCCTTGATGGCTTCTATCCAATAAATGACAATATGTGGAGCCATGTGCTTTTTCTCACATGGTGCTGTTACAGTATGCAGGATTTGAATCCTTCTCGCTTACCAACATGGACGTGCTGAAGTTCCATTTCCATGTTGTATTGGAGAAATAAAGCTAATTGGTTGGTCTCTATGGCAACCTTACTTAGCAACATGCTGGAGTTCTGCTATTCATGCATTAACATTCTTACTTAAATATTGCTCTTCAAACTGCGGCACGggtgccatttgtggcctgtggctgttttttattggcattGTATAAATAATGCAAATGATAGTACTagtacttttttctttattcttgcagTTGACTGTAAGTGCTAAGATGTTAAGTAACAGTATTTGTGACACACGGATAAGGATAATAATGAATTATCTAAGCGGAACCGCGATATTCCTAAATACTCCAGCATTCCCCGCCAGGCCTCTTCCTCGCATCCTTTCCCGCCATGAAAGCTTCACCTGCGAGCAGACGCATGGCATGACGGGACAAGCTAAGCTGTCACCCGCCTGCTCTTTTATTATGCTTATGGAACAACCACTTAGTGCGATGATGATGAATAATTGAGCGGAACAAGTTCCCCCCGCCACGCCGGCATGCAAAGCGGGGGGATCCGCTGGGGGCTCCGCCGAGCGGCGCAATGAAATATGCTAAGTGGCAGGAGATCATGGGAGGGCGTTTGTAAAGCGAGCtcgcagagagagagagagataaatTATCTCTCCCCTAATGCGAAGCAGCGTAAGCAAATGAGGCGTGGCGGGATGAATTACAGATTGCCGGCCCACCTTTCGCTGGCTGATCCCCCCCGATTATGTCAGGGGAGGAGGGGGCCTCTGGGGAGAAGCTACAagtcattttctgctgctttgggACGGGATGTTCATTTAAAGGCTGACTTTTACGTTGCAGCAGGGCATCATATCATTAGATGATCTTTGGGggtcttttttgcagtacatcttTTGAAAAAATAGCAGTATTACTTTACTCTTTGGTGAATATACTGCGACAGTGTAGCCATGACATTAAGTAAGACCCTCCCCGCCGCCTGTGACTACTTCCACATCCACCTCCAGGCGTGACACGAGTGCGAAGACAGAAAGCACCGtcacaaagacacaaagacaaTCTCGCTCAGCTCGAAGCCCGCCGTCCGAATAAGAGAATTTGCAATGGCGGTGACCGCACGCCGAGCCGCTCCCGTGTAATGAGGCGTGCTGGAGTGGAGCATGTCAGAGACCCGCGCTCAAAGCCGGAGAGCCGCTCCCCAGATGACATTAACCTTCATCACGGTGAAGAGGCGCCAAGTCCCCCTCCTGTCCGCCACTCTTGGCCACACTCTGCCGGCTCTGAGAGCTAAAACGCCGTGACACTCTGCCGCCCCTCCTGATCTGCCCTTCCTGattacaccccccaccccccaaccccctcccccGGGACCTGCTGAGTTGGATTGGAACCACCAGGTCCAGCCTGATCCTCCCCTCCGCCTTCTTATTGGTTCTCATTCGGCTCTTCCTGTTCAGGCCTCTCAGCagagacacacaaagacacttAGACGCTCATCGTCACGCATGCACACGCTCCTGCCTGCTGATGGATAACACGGTCACTGGTGtgcaccgacacacacacacacacacacacactcagtgcTGACCTTTGTTGTGAGCTCCCAGCACTCCTCACTTGCTTTTGCACCATCACTGGACGCTTGGTCATGTTCCTCTCTCACCGTCACGCATGCGGACGGCGAACAGACCACTCAAAGATTTCTCATGCCGAAAAATGGCTGCTAATTCTTCCCAAAAACCTCCTTCCTTCATTTTAGCAATACGGGAAAATACAAACCATCAGTAACTTTGGTTTACTTCCATAAACATCGCCATGTGCATGGGAGTTTTCCCCGTCTCTCCCCtcccaaacaggcaggaagggGGCTCACTccgcattggtttcagcaccttggcgtgTCACACACGTCTTTAACATTCACATGATGTAAACGTCAGCCCATTTACTGTacgtctgtctgtccattcacatacgtctaacatgcacacacaatgtAACGTCAGCCCATTTACTGTacgtctgtctgtccattcacatacgtCTTTAACGTGCACACATGATGTAAACATCAGCCCCTTTACTGTACGTCTGTCTGTCCGTTCACGTAACCTTCACGTGCCGTCTTTCTTCCTCTCCAAACAAAACCAAGCGTCTTGTCTCTTTTCTTTCGCCCCCAAGATAATCGGAACAATCCCACTGATGCCAAACTCTGCAGGGCCCTCCAGCCAATCAGGGGGCGGTAACCCGGCCCTGCAGGTGCCGCCGATTACCCCGCAGCTCCTGACCAACGCTCAAGGCCAGATCATCGCCACGGTGATCGGCAATCAGATCCTGCCTGTCATCAACACCCAGGGAATCACGCTGTCGCCAATCAAGCCCGGACAGCAGGTAACAAACACGCCAGACAAGACAATGGCACACGTGAAgcgtggcggggggggggcaacacggACCGTAATGTCGCTTCCTGCTTCCTCCCTGCTTCCTCCCGCTGTTTAGAGCACATTTCCTAGCTTCCAGTCGCAGGGGAAGTTCAATGAATGATGCATTCTACGTATGAAAAGCCCCAAACTTTCCTGTCGACAACGTAAACGTTATTGACTCAGCGGCCTAAAGTGCGGCGCGGACGAGCTCTCAGCAGACGGACACTTAATTGCGACGGGCCGCCGCGCTCTCGCATGAATTACTGCATCGCTACGTAACCTTTATGGTGCGCCGTGCACTTCAAAGACCCGGGCGTACACATTGTTCGGCGGGGGAATCATTTACGCTTGTCAAGAGTGTGCAGTGTGGAATATTTCCAGTGAAGCCAGATAATTCTCCCAGCCTGTCAGCAGTCCTGACAGCGTGCGCAACGCTGTTGACACACCCGCatcccaaacaaacaaacacatgccACAGAGAGAATAATTAATAGCTAAAGCCGGCCGGGCTTATGTGGCAGAAACGGCTTTTAAAAAGTGAAGTGTTGATCTTGTAAGAGCGATTCCAAGgtgcataaaacataaaaaacacattgttaTTTTGCCATCAGAGGATCATGAATTATGTTTGATATGAAGACTGCTGGAGCCGCCGCTTTTCTTTTTAGTTCACGTTCTGGCTGCCACGCGTGTGCAAAACTTAATTGTCGCCGCCCCGGTTTTGTGTTTCGGAGGAGAAACCGTCCGAGCTGTGAAGCTGACGCGTATTCCTCGTTAGATTCAGCTGTTAATTATGTAATTACGTGCCGTGGGGGCCCGCTGGTTAGCACGCCAGCCTCACAGTCAGGAACATGGCTGCTTGGAGTCTGCatgccccgcccccccttctTGAATGGGTTTTCTACGCCTTAGCAGCACAtgctaaaaacttttttttatatatattatatatatatatttcaagaaaggtgaaaaatattaatattattattattggctaTTCTCacatttttgtcgtttttttctgaaattttccaaatatttcaacgttCTTATATTATTTtcgcaatattatgactttattcccataacattgtcattttttctctGACCTAACTTTACAAAAATTgtcactttattttgttttgtttctattgTTACTAATTATAACCTCTTTGCCAATCTAATTTGGCTGGCAGAAAATAAAATCTTATGctgtttgcttctcataatattactgctttaaaaaatgtctttaatattttgatgttatgctcctaagattgtttttttttccgaatattgcattgtcatttaaaaaaaaattgacattttttgcctgggataggctccagcctactcTATAATGAAGACAGGCGCTCTAAAAAATGGATGTGGAATGATCAGCGATGACGTGATTGCTTTAAATGACGCCATGGGTATTCTGCTTGTGTGTTTCTAGCTGCCTCAGGCCCAGCAGGGTCCGAGCGGGCCGACCCCCTCCCAGCCCGGCTTGCTCCACATGCCCCACAGACACAGCCCCCTCCAgcagccctcctcctcctcgtccacctcctcttcttcctcggcgCTCAGCGTGGGGCAGCTGGTCAGCAGTAAGTATCCGGCGTTGGATGCTTTCATTGCTGTGACTTTATTTGTACCGATcatttggtcacttcctgttttttaaaTGCGGTCATAATAATAaggggggcaaaaaaaatatagaataaaatgtccaaaatgtaatataaataatgaattaattgtgAGTGCACGGGGGTCTTTTATTTCCTTATAAATCACGGCAGCACGCTGCCTGTCGACATGCGGCCATTACCTTTTCACAAAGTCTGTGTTATTCCAGTGAATTGCATTCATCAAAGTCGACTCAAAGCAAACTCATTTTGAGGACGGCTACAACGCCGCGGGATTGCATTAAAGAGGCTAAGCAAGTCGCCATTGATCAACTTGTGGTGGACTTGTTGCGTTTCCCATTCCCGCACAAAAACGCATACCGGAGCACTGAAAAATCCTCGCAAGCATAAATCTCGCTGCGGTTGAAGTCACATTAATGAAAGGTTTCAAAGGTGAACTTTTAGGATAAGAAAGGATGCGGTTGCCAGGGCAGTGGAGAAGTCCGCCATTAGCAAATGCTAAGTAAACAGTCTCCGCAGGGAGCCAGACGCTCATCAATGTGCCTGCTCATCCCCCCTGTCCCCCACCCAAACCCCTCCCGTGTGTTTATTTCTTTATCCTGCAAGCATTCACACTTTTGCTTGCGGAGGACGCGGCCTCACTCACGTCACTCAGGGGGAGATGGCAGCCTCATAGATTTTTGGCTTAAATACGCTTGGAGGATTCCTTTAATAATTCATCCATAATGACCAAGATTAATAATTCACCGGCGCAAACTTTGCTTTAGTAAGCAGGATGCCAGGGCACCTGACGCTGACGCGCGGCGGCAAATCGCTTTTGATTAACCGGCCAATTCTTCAGAAAGGACTGTGTGAAGTTTGTGTTGTTTGAAGACGCGCCGGCATGCAAACATTCAGCACTTCTGTGAGGAGTTTGTTTGCTTGAACGCAGCTTTGTGTCCGAGCGCCAGCCTGCAAATATACTGTTTACATGCCTGAATGTAAAAAACGCCTCTTTATTCATCAGCTGAAGATGTAGCGACATGCTCCGTGTCATCATCTTTTTATGCGGCAGATGAAGGATTCGCACTCCACGCGTCTGTATTCATGCGTTTATTTCACATTCGCTGCGGAGGGCCAACGCCGTTTAACCCGCCCTGACCCGATCGCTTTTCTTTAAAGCGCTGAATGCGCTCTCAGAATGCGGAAAATGAGACCGTGTGTCATGTTCCGCTGAGACTGCGTGTAGCGTCACCCCACCTTGCGGAGACACGGTGGCAGGAAGGTGGAAGGAAGGCTTTTATTCGGCTCGCACAGAGACAAACGCCGCACTAAACGGGCCAAAGTAGCAAAACAACACAGCGGGCAAGGAGGCACAGCAAGGGCTGACAGGAAGTCACCACGGGAGGAAATTCGACCGATGGGGGGAATAATATCGGGGAACGAGAGCAGCTAACGAagatgacacacaaaacaggagttTCAATGCAAAAGCCTGTGAAGGGTAActtttactgacacctagtggccaatgggcagtactacattcacaattacagCGCTTCTTCTGCCAGgaataagtacaatttgcttttttagtaataataggccgtattcgtTCCCTCAATCATGAGTCAAAGCTGTGCAAACAAATAACACGACGAGACAGGAAGTCCAACCTGAGCCGTGTGCCCGTCCCCACAGACCCGCAGACCGCCCCCAGCGAGGTGGACGGCGTCAACCTGGAGGAGATCCGCGAGTTCGCCAAAGCCTTCAAGATCCGCCGCCTGTCGCTGGGCCTGACGCAGACCCAGGTGGGCCAGGCCCTGAGCGCCGCCGAGGGCCCCGCTTACAGCCAGTCCGCCATCTGCAGGTAAGGAGGAAAACCAAGTCATGGAGTCTGTCCTACTTTCTGGGAGACATTAGTCAGATATTAGAGTCCATAATTGTAGCTGTCGTCTCCTCTCCTGCCTCTAATCCTCTGACATGACAGCCGCGCCTCGCTTATGCAAAATACATAGACGGCGTGTATTACAGCGTGCACTTAGGAGCATTGAATAATTACTAAGGCCGCTCTTCAACACGGGAGAGCACCGCGCCGATCCCGTCGTCCGCTAATAAGATTGTCATGTCGGAGCGTTTAAGTCCTAAATGCCGCCTCGCATATTCATGAGACGATCGGCCTACGCCGTCCGCGGCAACCGTAGCATGCAACCACCGCGTTTCACCATTTGTTTTCCTGACTTCCTTCTGGTCCAAATTCACTTCCTGGGCTGTTTATGCGACGCGACGCCTCGGGGAGGCTTTTAAAAATTTCATCGCATCAACATCAAACGTCCGATAAAATGTGAAACGGTACAGGGGCCCCTGGCGGCTTCTTATGAGCCCCGCCCTTGACCACCTAATGTCCAAAAGTCCTCACATGAAATATTTACACAGTCGGCcataattcaaatatttataaCATACATTAAAAGCCATTAGCTTCAAAAATAAACACTCTGTGGGCTGCTGTTccttcggtgtgtgtgtgtgtgtgtgtgtgtgtgtgagacacggGACATGACATGCTGATGCTTTAAGTAGCGGTCCGGCCTGGGCGTGCTCtcatttggttaacatcaacgTTACGTTTGAAGAGGCCCGACAgacgccgccatcttgtctCCTCTCATCGCTCACTAACTTTGACTGGAGCTTTATTAGTCGGCGTCACGTGACATGTGAGACCGTCGCCGGGGTGGAGACGTGATGCCAAAGAACGGCTTGATGGGTCGTAGCATGTCCACGCCGTGGGAGTGGGCCAGCTAGTGGCTGGGAGTGGTACAGCCATGAAATCATTTCATGTTCATATGAGGTTTCGGTGGGAAGGTTCATACTTTAGTTCATACTTTAGTATTTaaggaaaatgtaaaaagtaggacaaattaGCAACAAACTTCAACTTGACCTTCATCATTAGTAGAGGTCGCGATTCATCAAATTGTGTCTGCAGCACGAACAATCCTGCTTTCATGATTTAAGTTGCATTCATGTTAAATTCATGTGTGAAAAGTACCAAGGACagctccagaaaaaaaataaatcacaatgtcaaaaaaaagaggctttgctacacatcttaaaatccaTGACACTACCAACTATCTGCCAGTCAGCTGTGTGTAAAAAGTGGATGAAAtgcacagtacacacacacacacacacgtctcttTGGGATtcaaactacacacacacagggcggGGCCTGTTTCCAGTAGGGCTTCCTAAAAGCACTTCAACTGTCTAACACACTTCCTGTACTACTGATGGTATATGGGACCTAAGCGGCGTAACAATACATGCATGACAGTGAAAAGTATTGTTTgacaggcgtgtgtgtgtgcgtgtgtgtgtgtgtgtgtgtgtgtgtgtgtgtgtgtgtgtgtgtgtgagacagagaGGGCTAAACATAGACACATGTCTGAGGAGGCACTTTGAAGCAGAGTGGTGCGTTCAGGGTCACTTGTTCCTCCTCGCGCCGATGCACCCGTTGAAGGGGAGTGCTCTACACTCGTTTGCCTTCTTGTTGATccccccccatgcccccccctaaaaaaaagcCTCTGTGGTCTCCGGTGACTCTTCATATTTACTAATGTACTCTCCGATGCAGCGCTGCCAGTATAAATAATACCTCCTGCTGCGTGCCTCCGCATCTCGCCATTAAaaaagttttgtgtgtgtgtttgtgtgtgtttgtgtgtgtgtgtgtttattccgCCAAGAGGCTCCAGAGTGTCTGCTGCCTCGCCATCCCACCTGTTGGTCCACTCCTGCTCTGGGTGGACTTAAAAGCATCGCACAACACGACACTGGACACGACAACAAACGTCCACAAAGCAATCCGGATGCTTTTATTGCGATAGAACTGCAAGACAATCATAGCAAATGATTGGCATTTTACagaatgcaagtgtaaaaagaagttaaccgtTGATTCGGAAGCTGTGGCGTCATTGGTCGGTGACGTTtcggctccttttttccttggcgtTTGAAGCAAAGACGCTTCATAGCGATGTTTCCGTGACATGTggcggcatgtttttttttccaatacgATCAGAATGTTTGGAATTCTGTTGGAGTTCGCTAAGACTAAGAAAACATTCGGGCCGGCCACACGAATGGGCTCTAATATTTGGAATGCCCTCAGAATGCAGTCCGAATGTTTGGACTATCCAGGAACGCTCATTCCGACGGCATTCTGGCTCATTCCACCTCATTCCACCTGCAGTGCGATGAGAGCGTTAGCGGGAGGAGGCAGGCAGCTTGTGCCGTGTTGTGGCGAGGACACCTAAGTAAGATTGTTCTTTCTCAACTCTCCCCATGCAGACACACCATCCTGAGAAGCCACTTTTTCCTACCACAGGAAGCCCAAGAGAACACGATAGCTAGCAGTCTGACAGGCAAACTGAACCCTGGCCTTTTATATCCTGCCAGGTTTGAGAAGTTGGACATCACCCCTAAAAGCGCCCAGAAGATTAAGCCGGTTCTGGAGCGCTGGATGGCCGAGGCTGAGGCCCGCCACCGGTCCGGCATGCAGAACCTGACTGAGTTTATCGGCAGCGAGCCCTCCAAAAAGCGCAAGCGGCGGACCTCTTTCACCCCGCAGGCGCTGGAGATCCTCAACGCCCACTTTGAGAAGAACACGCACCCGTCGGGACAGGAAATGACGGAGATAGCCGAGAAGCTCAACTATGACAGGGAGGTGGTGCGCGTGTGGTTCTGCAACAAGAGGCAGGCCCTCAAGAACACCATCAAGCGCTTGAAACAGCCCGATATGGGCGTGGTGGGGGCGCCGCCCGTGGACCCGCTCGGCGACCCCCTCGACGACCTGCCCAAATgaacccaaaaccaaaaccaaaacagcaAGGCGGCCCCGCTCCACGACCAAGATGGCGGACGGACTCATGAAAGCTTTGTGTTGTCTTTGTGATTTCCACACTTCTTCTGTacatgaaaccaaaaaaagacaagaatagAGAttacaatgtgatgtaaatgaCCAATTGTTGTTCGGGGGGGTACGGGAGGGGGGGATTTAGTAAAGAGCAAACCAAATGAAAACACTATTTACCAAAGTATGTTGCATCGGAGTACCAAGAATACTTTTCTAATGTAAATGTGCTCGACATTTCTACATTTCTACCCGCAGATGGAAGCTTtacgtctttcttttttttccctcctgcattcttttgatgtaaatattccaaaaaaaatattccacaaaTGAAGCTCACTTTTGGAcacagaaaaatacaataataataataataataataattgtgtgaCTTTGTACAACTTTTACAGGTCTTTCTAAAAGATTTCATGactccatgatgatgatgatgatgatgatgatgatggtgagcCGCTGTGTCATTCTGTTGCCAAAGCCCGATAGCCAAAGAACATCATCTCAAGGACTGACTTTCAAAGactttttctcctctttttcTAAACTCCACCTCTCACTtttaacaaaccaaaaaaaaaaaacaaccccccccccacaaccccgcccccccactAATAAACATCATGCCAAGCAGCTGCAGCAGCCTTGTAAATCTTTTAGCGTCACGCCAATATGTAACAAAAGGAACGCATGTAACGCCCCAAATATTCCATAACTCCACACGACAAAACCCTTTCATTGTGGAGCTCCTTTCACTTTCCTTTCACTCCTTTTATTTCTACGTCTGCGTCCTCCTCTCGTGTGCTGCTCATGATTATTGTTTATGATTACGGCTCCCGATTTGCCATCTATTCACATTCCCTTCCACGAAAGGTACACAAAAGTAATGGGACATGCCTCTGAATCAATCCTGAAACCCCTGGACCCCGACGTTAGCTCGCCTCCATGCTTGTCGACGCCGCCTCACCGCCCAGCCTGAGACGTCCCAACCGTTCATTGAACTTCAAGGCTGCTCTTTTCAAGCACAACGCCACTTTGGTCGTGACTTTTGAGCCTATCCTCACGCACGCCAGCGTTGGAACCTTGAGGTCTTACCTCATCCGTAAGGGCCAAGATGATGCATTGTGACAGTTTGGGATCACCTGGTCCTGGTCAGGCTCGACATCCGCAGTCCCTAAAGATATTTTGGCCGATTCTATGCTGACTGCAAATATTTGGAATATCACCATTTGGACTCCCATCAAAGgaaggtcacttcctgtatgtgtCCCAGTACTTTTGTCTTAAAGAGGCTGTTTTGGGTTACTCACCTATCACATGAGCGTCATATAGCAACGAAAGAAATGTGAATTTCATTGAGTAAAGTCCAAACTAGTCACAATTTGGGGgggatttttgttttatttatttattaatttatgtatttatttgtttatgttttgccTAGACTCAGTGTGTCAGTGCTGGACCAAagctctcttctctctctctcgttatGCACATTGTACAGAGAAATAGCTTCATGATGTTGACAATCTTTCAAAtctgaggaggaaaaaaaagatgacagcaGGTTTACCTCACGTTTGTTTTTGgccttttatttttccaaatccAACCTTCTGCTCACTTTTCATGAAGCttggaaattgaaatgattATGTCCGCTAAatagaaaatgacattttggggTTTCTTTGTTAACAGTCGACCAACTCGAAaccaaagcttttttttaaaataatgtaattatgaATCTATGGAGCAGTATGTTTGGTCAGTTTTGAGCAGcactt from Doryrhamphus excisus isolate RoL2022-K1 chromosome 21, RoL_Dexc_1.0, whole genome shotgun sequence includes these protein-coding regions:
- the LOC131108637 gene encoding POU domain, class 6, transcription factor 2-like isoform X1 yields the protein MWLHGDADRSSLQHPMITGQLSKPLLSFMRGDMSAVELRADDKVASPDGELNDEPLLLPSEGPDREGTPSKLYGARDSSVQSDISSSPSEQSQVGQTHPGYPAMGPQSLLVAQQLANAVGGVMSGAAPGMNQPILIPFNAGGHLGGQQGLVLSLPTTNLQSLVAAAAAGGIMTLPLQNLQATSTLNSQLQHLQQLQQMHQQQQQQHQQHQHHHHQHIQNQVSSQHHMTPPSQQQSSVPSPGSACSSASGQPQQSPPHRPNHSPARSLPSPVTPPMPLPQLNPLASQAAVAAAAMGSIAGSQAFGNALSNLQGASGQLVTNAQGQIIGTIPLMPNSAGPSSQSGGGNPALQVPPITPQLLTNAQGQIIATVIGNQILPVINTQGITLSPIKPGQQLPQAQQGPSGPTPSQPGLLHMPHRHSPLQQPSSSSSTSSSSSALSVGQLVSNPQTAPSEVDGVNLEEIREFAKAFKIRRLSLGLTQTQVGQALSAAEGPAYSQSAICRHTILRSHFFLPQEAQENTIASSLTGKLNPGLLYPARFEKLDITPKSAQKIKPVLERWMAEAEARHRSGMQNLTEFIGSEPSKKRKRRTSFTPQALEILNAHFEKNTHPSGQEMTEIAEKLNYDREVVRVWFCNKRQALKNTIKRLKQPDMGVVGAPPVDPLGDPLDDLPK
- the LOC131108637 gene encoding POU domain, class 6, transcription factor 2-like isoform X2, which translates into the protein MITGQLSKPLLSFMRGDMSAVELRADDKVASPDGELNDEPLLLPSEGPDREGTPSKLYGARDSSVQSDISSSPSEQSQVGQTHPGYPAMGPQSLLVAQQLANAVGGVMSGAAPGMNQPILIPFNAGGHLGGQQGLVLSLPTTNLQSLVAAAAAGGIMTLPLQNLQATSTLNSQLQHLQQLQQMHQQQQQQHQQHQHHHHQHIQNQVSSQHHMTPPSQQQSSVPSPGSACSSASGQPQQSPPHRPNHSPARSLPSPVTPPMPLPQLNPLASQAAVAAAAMGSIAGSQAFGNALSNLQGASGQLVTNAQGQIIGTIPLMPNSAGPSSQSGGGNPALQVPPITPQLLTNAQGQIIATVIGNQILPVINTQGITLSPIKPGQQLPQAQQGPSGPTPSQPGLLHMPHRHSPLQQPSSSSSTSSSSSALSVGQLVSNPQTAPSEVDGVNLEEIREFAKAFKIRRLSLGLTQTQVGQALSAAEGPAYSQSAICRHTILRSHFFLPQEAQENTIASSLTGKLNPGLLYPARFEKLDITPKSAQKIKPVLERWMAEAEARHRSGMQNLTEFIGSEPSKKRKRRTSFTPQALEILNAHFEKNTHPSGQEMTEIAEKLNYDREVVRVWFCNKRQALKNTIKRLKQPDMGVVGAPPVDPLGDPLDDLPK